AAAGAGGCTACTTCAAGAGTCACCATGTACAGTCTTTCAGCTATTTCATTTGTTGGTAAGTGTATTTTAGTGATCGAATAGGAAATCATTTGTAAATATTCAACCGATTGGAGAATAGGAGAATCCATTACATAACAAATATTTGTATCggttttattggtggggagtccctgacggaaCTTTCACCTCGCTTGAGTACCTATATTATCTAAACAATCAATGGGCTTCACGACTGTTACATAGCAGTCGGGACCGACattttaacgtgcccatccggaCGTccatgctgctacgcaagcactaaTCTACCAGACGACGGATCACTCTTATCAATTACATAAAAATCAATAGACCATCGtctgaaatattgaaaatgcaaCTTGATACTTCGGTGAATCTATCTCAATATTGATATATAATGATTCTTCAGTCAACATTTATTTATCAGTCAACATATATATTTATCAGATAACactattatttacaaaaaaggATATCTCATTTTTGTTACCGAGCTATTCATATGatttaatattagaaaatatgacTGAAAGCAATGTACCTTGACTGaaagattattatttaaaacataGTTTTATTTCTCTGTGAAGCTAAAATATTGGAGCATTTCTCTCACTTAATACTCTATTCGTAGTTTCCAGTTTTCTATTGCTGCgtaattttattgtttaaaGATTGCCATCTTTAGTGTTATTTGTGAAAATCATGATTATCAAGCCCGCTTGAAGCGAGGCTTCATGGTAATTGATAGAAAGTTAGTAAGAATAGTGAAGAACAATAAAGAATCAAGAGCTACATGTAAAGCTATGCATTTTGTAGTAAAGCTGAAGATGTATAATTGGTTATACACATTTTAGGCTAGTTAaacacacacatagatttttgtacGCTTTACTTTTTGCCGTCCATATGAATTCTAGCAGATTAAACAGAACTTAACAAACACATGaacacatcatctgtttgacaagttatgttcaatctaatagaaggACGGCAAAAAACCTATTCTTAGACGGAAATtaatcgatttttggacgtacgattttttgccgtccttataaactctATTCCATTAAAAAGacgatgtttgtcaagttccgtttaatctgatggAATACATAAATGGACCGCAAAAAAGTAAACGTCCataaatcgatgtgtgtgttaACTGGCTCAAGATGTGTATAACCAACATTTCTTCAGCTGTACTACAAAATCAAGGTCTATAGATAGAGCTCATGACACCAATGTAAATTTTGGAGCGAGACTCAACAATGTATATTCCATAATATGTTATATACACTATtcatactataatataatactagATTATATTCTGTATACTAATAACACGTTAGCTGTTTATCACCTCAGGATAGCAGCAAGTTAATACACTTTTCAACAAGCAACAAAATGGCCGCGTGTCCAAACCTCTTTCTATAGACATTGTACAATATAATGATTGGAACAACTTATTATAATTGGCAGAGTCTGAGATGCATAAAGTCATGCTTTGGTTCAATAGAAATCTACTCACTTCAACATAGAAAGATCTAAATTTTTGGCCTTCTCACTGACTGCTACAGGTAAACGACAACAGAATGAGCTTAAATTACATTATTGTGCTCATCCTGGCAACTTGCCCTGCAACTGCTCTTCCATTGGAAGAGTTGATACAGTAAAATATTTAGGAATAATAAATGATGACCTTTTTAGATGGAACAAACATATATactatattgtaaaaaaattaagaaatctgGTATTTATATTTGTGAAACTTTGTCAAATCACAAAAACTAAGAACACAGTGTATTATTATGCTTTGTTCGAATCTGTTGTTAGATATGGGATACTTATTTGGGAAGGTGCATATTACAATCATTTGGATCCACTCCTAAAAGTacaaaaacttacattaaaaattatcaactaCAGACCCAGACTCTACCCAACCGAACTGCTATTTAAAGATTATAAAGTTTTAAGCGTTCGGCAACTATACATACATACAGTTCTTATCTTCATCAAAAGAAACCCTCATTTAACACGCAATGTAGACTATGCGCACAACACTAGATCTAGAGATAGGGAGTTGTATATTGCTAGAAGAAATACAACTTTTGGTCAGAAATCTGTACTATTATAGgctgtagaattattaattcattatcagtGGAGATAATGGGAATgaacatttcaaaattcaaaaaagtaTCAAACATACATTATGTTAATAAGTATGTGGAAATGAAAGTAGCGAACAACACTATTGTATATGAACTAATATTGCATGTTATTCGAGCTCTGTTTTCTTTCACTACGAtaattagttattaatttttAGCGCTATTTACGGTATACAATATTGGTAGAAATAGCCCAGattaatgtattgtataaaaattcatttgtatttaaaatattatatttagaatTTTAGACTAAATGCATCCCGACACATAGACTCTATGGTGGGATGCTGCACGATAGTTTAAGGAAATTAATCCAAGTATGTAAAGGACTTTTTCCATATTATAAATggtttttttcatgtttaatgAATACCTCTGACATGGGTTACATGACAGAGAaaaaaaatggataaaataaataattatccttgatataatatgatatatggTTATCGATTAATTTCAGTGGCCGCAGCTATGCTATGCATGCTGAACAGTGGGGTCCGAGCTGAGGAGACCGGGCTGGAGATAGAGACACCAGTTCACCACAGACAAGAGCGCAGTCTGCTGAACGGTCTGCTCTGCGACGTGTCACGGTTGTGTCTGAACCTCGACGTGAAGGCCAACGTGAACCTGTGCTGCAAATGCAATAGCAAGGGCACCTACATCAAGCTCAAGAACGAGTGCCACCGCAAGGTCGCCTCCTGTCTGCTATCCAGTCTTTCCAGCACTCTCAGCGGGCTCACCTCCGGTCAGTAGATATACATTGCATTCTTATTATACCCTTGTACTCTTGTATTATtaccaatttattttcaaaacacccGCTAAACGATAAAAGGTGCGATAGTATTCCATCATATACGAGCAATAACGATATATAACGATACTATCGTATCGATAGTGTGCCGTACAATAGTAGACTCCATGGAATCAGTCTTTCCAACACTCTCAGCGGGCTCACTTCCGGTTATTGGAGATAAATTGCATTCTTATTATGTCTCTACTCTTGTATTACTGTATTACCAATTTAAACCCCCCCCCTAAAGTGCGATAGTAACGCAACCTAGTAGCCGAATGTGAAACTATTCAAGACGCGACCGCGAAGACTATAAACTATAAagaagattgaatgaaaaagactaagaaattgtcaaaaaccacagattttatgatacttagaaagaccggtttcggttattacaccattgtcaatttctgatTGATTGTCAaactcagagattgacaatggtgtagcctaataactgaaaccggtctttctaagtatcaataaatctgtggttttctgacaatttcttagtctttttcattcaatatgaataattactacaatatcacttctcaactacacaaaaagtataaaGACAGACCATTTCTTGGCAGATAACGGAAAAAAATATCTTTAGATACATCATGCTTCTGTAGTAATGTCTCCAGCGGGGGAAATATAACGTAACCATTATGGTCATCACATACCAACGCAGCGTAGCTTGAAATACGTATTTTGAAAGACGTAGCTGACGTACCTCCTGATGTTAATCAATCTCTCCATTTAAAACCGGCGAAGCATAGATTTAACTTTGGAAGATGCGATAGcttaattatgattaaatagAGAAATTGTATAACTCAAGCAGTTTGTATACTTTGCAGTATGTAAATTATGTATACTAGCAGTTGTAAACTTTTTATAAATCAACCTTATTAGCCATCGAAATTGTTCAAGTCTgtacataatttatttcaaagtgtTTTCTActataaaattaatcaattcaaaAGTTCAATTAAAGCATAAttgagttgaatttgaaataatcgaCGAGCAGTAGGCCTATACAAGTTTTACAGGAAACTTGATGCAATCAATAATCACCATACTAAAGATTCTTTGGtttctttcttttcaaactTAGTCTTGTTACTAAGtaacttattttaaatttcgtacaaattaataaaaacaatatgaaaacttgtagtaccctttattattaaaaacgttAAAATGCtctaacgactagtttcgaccataggtcattttcaagttaaaatcaatttttattttgaatttcgagtttgaatatcttatttgttttatttaaaatccaaaatgatttatttttttactttgtTTTACAGATTTGCCAGTGGTCGACGCTAAGCTATGTGCTAATTTATAATCCAAGCGAGCGAAAGAAAAAATCACCCAAACAATTTTCTCATATTTAACGTTTTTTACACAGAAAAAATACTATAACTTGTCTTTGTTTCATGAAGGCTCTTTTAACTATACATTTGTGTTATGAATTGCTGAGATGGAGGAATAAAGCTTGCAAAAGTTGAAAACCcatttttatattcaaactaagaattttctcaatatataaatatatagttgGACTATTTTCCTAGCACACGGTTCGACTTGGATCATCCGGTCCTACCTTCTGTACTTGAGTAAATTGTTTTAATTATAAGAAAGTAAAAAACAGGATTGAAAGACCGTCAAAATTTTGTTTAGAGttgaatatttatgtttatatttgaatatgcGAAATTGGTAAATGTTTTACATGGGACTTGTAAAATTCATCAGGTTCGACCTGAATACTCTGACACCAACCAGATCacgaaatatttataataattatgattataggACTCAAAACTTATACTGCGTTTGAATAAGCATTACAATTAAAAGTAAATCTCATTAATTATGTCTCCACGCAGTACAACTCAGTTGTTAATTAACcttttccaatatttaaaaCCACAAATTATACAAACCGATTGGATTAATCAAATCCACCTTCGTAATAGAATATGGCCATTGATAAtggtatatttattattaaacgaaattccaaattaaatgctgtcaaCCACTCCAAAAGACttctgttactgcaaatattgacaactgggtgaacagctagaaggaaattcaatgagaactACTATCATAGAATAATTTGCCAGCCCGGAAATCTTTCTATATTTACTGTATTTTCAAGATTACATCTTGCAGGTGATCCCTCTTCTTTATAAATATTCACAAGTCTATTCgttaaatttttaatgttttaacaTATCATTTCAACtcaaatttcagaaaaaatactgTTTAGATCCTTACTTAAAGTTCTTCTATTGAAGCAAGTCTAAAGTAAAAAAACTTCATAAGGTCTAAAGTGATGTTTCCAAAAAATTCTGGGATATCCCGCTAAGACCAGTAAGACCTGTAAGTCCAGTTACGATTTTTCATCAAATCATGATCTATATAGTGAAGAGACATCGAGAGTGCAGTTAGATGATGGCATTCAACCATTGAGTTAGTTAATCATCAAAGcttctcattattatttttggtttcattaacaataatactaataattggaagaataatattgaatgaaaaagactaagaaattttcaaaaaccactgatttattgataattagaaagaccagtttcggttattacaccattgtcaatctctgataaacctgagattgacaatggtgtaataaccgaaaccggtctttctaattatcaataaatcagtggttttttgacaatttcttagtctttttcattcaatatgaataattaccacaatatcaacttctcaactacacaaaaaggaagAATAATactttgatgttgtcaatactacTCTATTTGTTCAAAATCGATATAAGTTaaagaaccaggtttcatggcaacacctaccacatcttcagcagAACAGGGTTTTgtcacaatttattatttggttctttaatttatattgattttgaacaaatagagtagtattgacaacatcaaagtattattcttccaattattagtattattgttaatgaaacaaaaaataataatgagaagCTTTGATGACTAACTAACTCAATGGTTGATAGTATATAGTTATAATGTTTAagaattgtttcatttgtaGCCTGACCTGTACACGGAATCGAACGAATTAGGCTATGCAAAAATACCACATCTCTTTCCAtacaatctattattaataataataatagatattgaGAAAGATCAacctgaataattaattttaatcaacCTGAACATTTGAAAGTAATCAACAAaaacttattaaaataaattgtttattggTAAGAGGCTTTCGAGAATATATAAAATACTTTACAGCGTACATACTTAACAGAGTGGTGTTAGGTTTCCTTGTGGCCGATGTTCTGTATGAGCTCTAGCACGAGGGAGCCGAGACGCTCATCCTGATTGGTCCAGGACACGTAGACGTTCTTGTTCTCGTGCTCGCCCCCCTCCACCTTGACAAGCACCGACTCGATGGACAGCGAACCGTCCGTCTGCCCAATGCTCCAGCGTCCCTCCATGCGTTCACCCAGCAGTCGTTGCA
Above is a window of Nilaparvata lugens isolate BPH chromosome 4, ASM1435652v1, whole genome shotgun sequence DNA encoding:
- the LOC111062821 gene encoding uncharacterized protein LOC111062821, which codes for MYSLSAISFVVAAAMLCMLNSGVRAEETGLEIETPVHHRQERSLLNGLLCDVSRLCLNLDVKANVNLCCKCNSKGTYIKLKNECHRKVASCLLSSLSSTLSGLTSDLPVVDAKLCANL